DNA sequence from the Desulfovulcanus ferrireducens genome:
ATTCATGGCCAGACCACCTGCATATTCTCTATCTACTCCAGCCATATTCTGTCCGGCTATAAATCCTTGTGCATAAGCATTGGGCCAAATAGGAGTGACTCTGGGCTCTTTCCATAAAAAATCCAGGGCTTCCGCCACATCACCGGCAGCGTAAACATCCGGGGCACTGGTCATTAACTTCTCATCCACCACAATCCCACGGTTTACGTTTATTCCTGCTTCCTTGGCCAAGGATACATTGGGCACGACACCAATGGCGATAACCACGGCATCAGCTTCCAAAAACTCACCGTCCTGAAGAAGAACTCCCTTTACCCGACCATCTGTTTCTCGCTTGATCTCCTTGGCCGTAGTATTGCAAAAAATATTAAAACCTAACTTCTTTAGCCGGTTTGCTACGATATTTCCTGCCACATCATCAAAGGCCGCGCTTAAAATCCTGGGAGCCAGTTCAACAATGCTCACCTCAACTCCCCGGTCAAAGAGACTCTCAGCAGCTTTTAAACCAATCAGTCCACCGCCAATGACCACAACCCTTTTCAGTTTCTTACAAATCCCATCCAGAGTTTGGGCATGCTCGAGCGTAGTGAAAAAATAAATATCCTGACCATCAGCACCCGGAATAGGTGGACAAAAAGGCGCCCCCCCCGTAGCAAGGAGTAGTTTGTCAAAATCTATCTTCTCTTCATTTTCCAGGTAAATAGTTTTCTTCTCCGGATCAACGCGCGAAACTCTTTGGCCCAGCTTCAAATCTACTTTATTATCCTGGTAAAAAGAGTCGTCTCTTAAATTGACACGTTCACCAGTAACTTTACCGGCCAAAAAGTAAGAAATAAGAGGTCGTCCATATGTCTTAAATTCTTCTTCTGATATAACAGTGATTGGACCTTCAGGATCTACCCGGCGAATACCCTCAATGGCTCCAATTGAAGCCACACCATTGCCCACTATAACATATTTCATATTTAACACCCCGGATAAGTTCTATTTTTCTGCAAATTCCAGAGCCTCGTTTGGACAGGCCGCAACACAGGCTGGGACATCTCTGCCTGGACACAAATCGCATTTGACGATCTTTTCTTTGATGGGATGACGTTTAATAGCCCCAAAAGAACAGGCCATAAGACATGACCAGCATCCTACGCATTGCTCTTCATCATAGACTACCCGTCCACTTTCCTTATCTTTGGTCAGGGCTCCTGAAATACACGCCTGCACGCAAGCAGGCTCGTCACAATGCCGACAGCTCAAGGAGGCCGAGATCCAGCCTGCATGGTCAACTGTATTGCGCGGGATCAAACCCTGTGCCTGCTCGTCCCGGAAAGCAATAATCAAATCTTTACTTTGAGAATGCCCTGTCATACAGGCCAGCTCACAAATATGGCAGCCTATGCAAACTTCTGGATTTACGTATACGCGCTTCATTTACTACCTTCCTGCTGGTTTTACACCTAAGATATCCAGTTCAACCTGATTAAGGCCCACTGCCCTTAATTTTTCTCTGTTTCCACGCAGGCTTTCAATGGAATTTAAGCCCATACCACCTAACATTTCCTCAATCTCATGGCCCCATCCCCGGACCAGATTGATTAATTTCTTGGTCGCAATTTCAGGGTTCTGCCTTCTGGCTAATGCTGGAACGTTGGTTGCAATTCCCCACGGGCACTTTCCAGTATAACAACGCTGACACATGGTACAGCCTACGGCTATCAAGGCTGCCGAACCAATATAGACAGCGTCAGCCCCCAGTGCGATAGCCTTGACTACATCAGCACTGCATCTGATTCCGCCAGCAACCACCAAAGAAGCATGGTTGCGGATGCCTTCATCCCTGAGTCTTTGATCGACAGAAGCCAGGGCCATTTCAATTGGAATACCTACATTATCGCGAATCATTGTCGGTGCTGCCCCGGTTCCGCCTCTAAACCCGTCAATGGCCACAATATCCGCACCAGCCCGAACAATGCCCGAAGCAATAGCTGCGGAATTATGCACAGCAGCAATCTTAACCGAAACAGGAAGACGGTATTCTGTGGCCTCTTTCAATGCATAAATAAGCTGACGCAAATCCTCGATGGAATAAATATCATGATGCGGGGCCGGTGAAAGGGCGTCTGAACCCTCTGGAATCATCCTGGTCATGGATACTCCAGGGCCAATCTTTTCCCCTGGCAAATGGCCGCCAATACCAGGCTTTGCTCCCTGACCGATTTTAATTTCAATACCAGCACCGGCATTCAAGTAGTCCCTGTGGACCCCAAACCGGCCTGATGCCACCTGAACTATGGTGTTGGGCCCATACTGATATAAATCAGGGTGCAACCCACCCTCGCCAGTATTGTAAACAATGCCCAATTCTGTGGCCGCTCTGGCCATGGCTATATGCAGGTTAAAATTAATTGAGCCATAGGACATGGCCGAGAACATGATTGGGTAATTGAGCTTGATCTGCGGACTCAGCTTGGTTTTCAGACTAACTTTGCCCTCGCTGCTCTCTTCAAACTCGAGCTTATCCGGTTTGGAACCCAAGTAGGTCCTCAACTCCATGGGCTCACGCAAAGGGTCAATGGAAGGGTTGGTTACCTGGCTGGCATCCAGGAGAAGATGATCCCAAAAGATAGGATAAGGTGCAGGATTGCCCATGGCAGCCAGTAATACACCACCTGAGTCGGCCTGCTTGTAGATATTTTTTAAAAACCAGGGTTTCCAGAGAGAGTTTTCTCTGAATTCTGATCTGTTCCGCCTAATGGTCAGGGCCCCTGTAGGACAAAAGGCCTCACAGCGATGACACCCAACACACTTGGTATTGTCATGCATGACCTTCTGCCTGTTTTCATCCCAAAAATGAGCCAGATAAGAACATTGCCGTTCACACACCCGGCAGTTAATACAGAGTTCCTTATCGCGCTCAATTACAAAATCGTAGTAGTTCTGATTAATTGGCTTGTTAATCAAGGCACTTCTCCCCGAGATTATTTTCTTCGTAATTCCGTAATTCGCGGTTCCTTATTCAGCGACTCCCGCCAGTCACTTGGTCTTTGTCTTGCCATTTGCATTCTTTCTTGATTTGTAGCAGGCGATCCCTTTATAAAAAATTTTTCCAAAAAGCAAATCCCTGGGTAAAATTTA
Encoded proteins:
- a CDS encoding glutamate synthase-related protein, giving the protein MINKPINQNYYDFVIERDKELCINCRVCERQCSYLAHFWDENRQKVMHDNTKCVGCHRCEAFCPTGALTIRRNRSEFRENSLWKPWFLKNIYKQADSGGVLLAAMGNPAPYPIFWDHLLLDASQVTNPSIDPLREPMELRTYLGSKPDKLEFEESSEGKVSLKTKLSPQIKLNYPIMFSAMSYGSINFNLHIAMARAATELGIVYNTGEGGLHPDLYQYGPNTIVQVASGRFGVHRDYLNAGAGIEIKIGQGAKPGIGGHLPGEKIGPGVSMTRMIPEGSDALSPAPHHDIYSIEDLRQLIYALKEATEYRLPVSVKIAAVHNSAAIASGIVRAGADIVAIDGFRGGTGAAPTMIRDNVGIPIEMALASVDQRLRDEGIRNHASLVVAGGIRCSADVVKAIALGADAVYIGSAALIAVGCTMCQRCYTGKCPWGIATNVPALARRQNPEIATKKLINLVRGWGHEIEEMLGGMGLNSIESLRGNREKLRAVGLNQVELDILGVKPAGR
- a CDS encoding 4Fe-4S dicluster domain-containing protein, translating into MKRVYVNPEVCIGCHICELACMTGHSQSKDLIIAFRDEQAQGLIPRNTVDHAGWISASLSCRHCDEPACVQACISGALTKDKESGRVVYDEEQCVGCWSCLMACSFGAIKRHPIKEKIVKCDLCPGRDVPACVAACPNEALEFAEK
- a CDS encoding NAD(P)/FAD-dependent oxidoreductase: MKYVIVGNGVASIGAIEGIRRVDPEGPITVISEEEFKTYGRPLISYFLAGKVTGERVNLRDDSFYQDNKVDLKLGQRVSRVDPEKKTIYLENEEKIDFDKLLLATGGAPFCPPIPGADGQDIYFFTTLEHAQTLDGICKKLKRVVVIGGGLIGLKAAESLFDRGVEVSIVELAPRILSAAFDDVAGNIVANRLKKLGFNIFCNTTAKEIKRETDGRVKGVLLQDGEFLEADAVVIAIGVVPNVSLAKEAGINVNRGIVVDEKLMTSAPDVYAAGDVAEALDFLWKEPRVTPIWPNAYAQGFIAGQNMAGVDREYAGGLAMNSIGFYGLPTISVGIANPPEEQGYEVLTFVDEEKEVYRKLVFKDDKLVGCVLVGDVDKAGRYTGYIRLQIPVTQKIKFHLQNNEPTPLEWPEGIFQQKWNPQARLR